The following are from one region of the Arcobacter defluvii genome:
- the ftsY gene encoding signal recognition particle-docking protein FtsY — protein sequence MFSFFKKKKEENVEQTEVTKEIETLENSTLNDEAYANPVEIKEEENQNLEKQEILEEKKSFLSRALEKTFASIKNVVPQKKEKISFDDIEELLIEADMEYEIIEKAMNGLPDEITRKQLRHRLVMLFEHAPKVDLSNLPKPFVRLIIGVNGAGKTTTIAKLANKCKKEGKSVILGAGDTFRAAAIEQLSTWANKLDVPIIKTKQGHDSSAVAFDTISAAIARNIDNVIIDTAGRLQTQTNLNNELKKIVKVCSKAMNDAPHQKLMILDGTQGNTAIAQAKAFNEMIGIDGIIVTKLDGTAKGGALFSISNQLELPIFYVGIGEKQDDLIEFSPENFVDSLLDEIYTPEEK from the coding sequence ATGTTTAGTTTTTTTAAAAAGAAAAAAGAAGAAAATGTTGAACAAACAGAAGTAACTAAAGAGATAGAAACTTTAGAAAATTCAACACTAAATGATGAAGCATATGCAAATCCAGTTGAAATAAAAGAAGAAGAAAATCAAAATTTAGAAAAACAAGAAATTCTAGAAGAGAAAAAAAGTTTTTTATCAAGAGCATTAGAAAAAACTTTTGCAAGCATTAAAAATGTAGTTCCTCAAAAAAAGGAAAAAATCTCTTTTGATGATATTGAAGAACTTTTAATTGAAGCAGATATGGAATATGAAATCATAGAAAAAGCTATGAATGGTCTTCCTGATGAAATTACAAGAAAACAATTAAGACATAGACTTGTAATGCTTTTTGAACATGCTCCAAAAGTTGATTTATCAAATCTTCCAAAACCATTTGTAAGATTGATTATTGGAGTAAATGGTGCAGGAAAAACTACGACTATTGCAAAACTTGCAAATAAATGTAAAAAAGAAGGTAAATCTGTAATATTGGGTGCTGGTGATACTTTTAGAGCTGCTGCTATTGAGCAACTTTCTACTTGGGCAAATAAGCTAGATGTTCCTATTATTAAAACTAAACAAGGACATGATTCAAGTGCCGTTGCATTTGATACAATAAGTGCTGCAATTGCTAGAAATATTGATAATGTTATTATTGATACAGCAGGACGGTTACAAACACAAACAAACCTAAATAATGAGCTAAAAAAAATAGTAAAAGTTTGTTCTAAAGCAATGAACGATGCGCCACATCAAAAACTAATGATTTTAGATGGTACACAAGGAAATACAGCAATTGCACAAGCAAAAGCTTTTAATGAAATGATAGGAATTGATGGAATAATTGTTACAAAATTAGATGGAACTGCAAAAGGTGGTGCTTTATTTTCTATCTCAAATCAACTTGAACTTCCAATTTTTTATGTTGGAATTGGTGAAAAACAAGATGATTTAATAGAATTTTCTCCTGAAAATTTTGTTGATAGTTTACTTGATGAAATTTATACGCCTGAAGAAAAATAA
- a CDS encoding TlpA family protein disulfide reductase — translation MQFKSLAFLSILFILFFTGCDSKDKNENNNETKIEKVDRKTDFQLKTTDNTIIDLKLENDKIILKDYPNKIVLLNFFATWCPPCKAEIPNLVKLQENYKNDFVVISVLLEEMKTNEEILDFIKSFDINYTVVNTPDSFDLAKSLGGIKSIPTMFLVDKNSKIFQKYVGLVPAEMMEIDIKKVLEK, via the coding sequence ATGCAGTTTAAAAGTTTAGCATTTTTATCAATTTTATTTATTTTATTCTTTACAGGGTGTGATTCTAAAGATAAAAATGAAAACAATAATGAAACAAAAATTGAAAAAGTTGATAGAAAAACAGATTTTCAACTAAAAACCACAGATAACACGATAATTGATTTAAAACTTGAAAATGATAAAATCATTTTAAAAGATTATCCAAATAAAATAGTATTATTAAACTTTTTTGCTACATGGTGTCCACCTTGTAAAGCAGAGATCCCAAATCTAGTAAAACTACAAGAAAATTACAAGAATGATTTTGTAGTAATTTCTGTATTACTTGAAGAGATGAAAACAAACGAAGAAATTTTAGATTTTATTAAAAGCTTTGATATAAATTATACAGTTGTAAATACTCCTGATAGTTTTGATTTAGCCAAAAGTTTAGGAGGAATTAAATCAATTCCAACTATGTTTCTAGTAGATAAAAATTCAAAAATTTTCCAAAAATATGTAGGTTTAGTTCCAGCTGAAATGATGGAAATAGATATTAAAAAAGTATTAGAAAAATAA
- a CDS encoding 5-formyltetrahydrofolate cyclo-ligase, with amino-acid sequence MKNDHKSDFRKSCIKKLEFISLFSKYYKNKIIVKKLEKFIKISESKNILLYIPLGIEVDVKPLIVTLRKMKNKNVYVPFMQGDSFKIVKFRLPLYKKKFAIKEPNNSFFKPNKIDIAIVPVVGIDAINKRIGYGKGMYDRFFDRLDYKPTIIFTQLILCKSKEILSDNYDIQADNIITS; translated from the coding sequence ATGAAAAATGATCACAAAAGTGATTTTAGAAAATCGTGTATAAAGAAATTAGAATTTATCAGCCTTTTTTCAAAGTATTATAAAAACAAAATTATTGTAAAAAAATTAGAAAAATTTATAAAAATAAGTGAATCAAAAAATATTTTATTATATATACCTTTAGGCATAGAAGTAGATGTAAAACCTTTGATTGTAACTTTAAGAAAGATGAAGAACAAAAATGTCTATGTTCCATTTATGCAAGGGGATAGTTTTAAAATTGTAAAATTTAGATTGCCTCTGTATAAAAAAAAGTTTGCTATAAAAGAGCCAAACAACTCTTTTTTTAAACCTAATAAAATAGATATAGCTATAGTTCCTGTGGTTGGGATAGATGCTATAAATAAAAGAATAGGTTATGGAAAGGGTATGTATGATAGATTTTTTGATAGATTGGATTACAAACCAACAATAATTTTCACCCAATTAATACTTTGTAAAAGTAAGGAGATTCTATCTGATAATTACGATATTCAAGCTGATAATATAATTACAAGTTAA
- the rny gene encoding ribonuclease Y, whose product MEYMIVTVFVGILSSAISIFVIKKLDKAKFQIFIEQAKAKAKVIEHEAEVALKDAQLKAKMECDREFKNARREYEIMLSKIEKKERDLNEHLESELKTIKVEKEQIVEKNRQITTLKEGLEQQKKTYEEKTLEAIKILENASGLTQSEAKELMIKKVKEDSRAEISSIFRKKYKLAEQNSKNEINNMFSMAVTRYAGEFAAERLINNIPLSDEETKGKIIGKEGRNIKALEMLLGVDIIIDDTPNTITISSFNLYRRAVATKTIQELLEDGRIQPARIEEIYKKVKSEFDKNIQKEGEDVVMELGIKSMHPELIKLVGRLRYRASYGQNALAHTLEVAHLSGLLAAQMGGDAILARRAGLLHDIGKALTHEAPGSHVHLGAEICKRYDECDTVINAIYAHHGHEEPINVESASVCAADALSAARPGARREVLESFLKRVEEVENISTSKLGVLNAYAINAGREVRVIVKAELVNDDEAVLLATEIAKEIEEKVQYPGEIKVNVIRELRAESYAR is encoded by the coding sequence ATGGAATATATGATAGTGACAGTTTTTGTCGGAATTTTAAGTTCGGCAATTAGTATATTTGTGATAAAAAAATTAGATAAAGCAAAATTTCAAATTTTTATAGAACAAGCAAAGGCCAAAGCCAAGGTTATTGAACATGAGGCAGAAGTTGCTTTAAAAGATGCTCAATTAAAAGCTAAAATGGAATGTGATAGAGAGTTTAAAAATGCTCGTAGAGAGTATGAAATAATGCTTTCAAAGATAGAAAAAAAAGAGAGAGATTTAAACGAACATTTAGAATCTGAATTAAAAACTATAAAAGTTGAAAAAGAACAAATTGTAGAAAAAAATAGACAAATTACTACTTTAAAAGAGGGATTAGAACAACAGAAAAAAACATATGAAGAAAAAACACTAGAAGCTATTAAAATTTTAGAAAATGCTTCTGGATTAACTCAAAGTGAAGCAAAAGAGTTAATGATTAAAAAAGTAAAAGAAGATTCAAGAGCTGAAATATCATCAATTTTTAGAAAAAAATATAAACTTGCAGAACAAAATTCTAAAAATGAAATAAATAATATGTTTTCTATGGCTGTTACAAGATATGCTGGTGAGTTTGCTGCTGAGAGATTAATCAATAATATTCCTTTAAGTGATGAAGAGACAAAAGGTAAGATTATAGGAAAAGAAGGAAGAAATATAAAAGCATTAGAGATGCTTTTAGGTGTTGATATTATCATTGATGATACCCCTAATACTATCACTATTTCATCTTTTAATTTATATAGACGAGCAGTTGCTACAAAAACTATTCAAGAATTATTAGAAGATGGAAGAATCCAACCAGCTAGAATAGAAGAAATTTATAAAAAAGTAAAATCCGAATTTGATAAAAATATTCAAAAAGAGGGTGAAGATGTAGTTATGGAACTTGGAATAAAATCTATGCATCCTGAACTTATCAAACTTGTTGGAAGATTAAGATATAGAGCAAGTTATGGTCAAAATGCATTAGCGCATACACTTGAAGTTGCACATTTATCTGGATTATTAGCAGCTCAAATGGGTGGAGATGCAATTCTTGCACGACGAGCTGGATTATTACATGATATTGGTAAAGCTTTAACACATGAAGCACCAGGTTCACATGTACACTTAGGTGCTGAAATCTGTAAAAGATATGATGAATGTGACACAGTAATCAATGCAATTTATGCTCATCATGGTCATGAAGAACCAATAAATGTTGAATCAGCTTCTGTTTGTGCAGCTGATGCTTTAAGTGCTGCAAGACCAGGTGCTAGAAGAGAAGTTCTTGAAAGTTTCCTAAAAAGAGTAGAAGAAGTTGAAAATATTTCAACAAGTAAGCTAGGTGTTTTAAATGCTTATGCGATAAATGCAGGGCGTGAAGTTAGAGTTATAGTAAAAGCTGAACTTGTAAATGATGATGAAGCAGTTTTATTAGCAACAGAGATTGCAAAAGAGATAGAAGAAAAGGTACAATATCCTGGTGAAATAAAAGTTAACGTTATTAGAGAATTAAGAGCAGAAAGTTACGCAAGATAA
- the rsmD gene encoding 16S rRNA (guanine(966)-N(2))-methyltransferase RsmD has product MKTDKPTTKIIAGAYRGKVLELPSLDVTRSSKSVLKESLFNVLQFDIIDKIFIESFAGSGSIGLEAISRGAKRAYFIELDKQSYQILLKNCKLVDIEKCQTIQGNTFVQTPLIIDFMRNSKDEIILYVDPPFDYREGMEEIYNKSFHMIENIEVDNIYMIIIEHVSSLEVPKVLGKFSLDKTRKFGKSSLSYYTYTKE; this is encoded by the coding sequence ATGAAAACGGATAAACCAACTACAAAAATAATTGCAGGGGCGTATAGAGGTAAAGTTTTGGAACTTCCTTCTTTGGATGTGACAAGAAGTTCAAAATCTGTTTTAAAAGAATCTTTATTTAATGTTTTACAATTTGACATAATTGATAAAATATTTATTGAATCTTTTGCAGGAAGTGGTTCTATTGGTCTTGAAGCGATAAGTAGAGGTGCAAAAAGAGCTTATTTTATTGAACTTGATAAACAATCTTATCAAATTTTATTAAAAAACTGTAAATTAGTTGATATAGAAAAATGTCAAACAATCCAAGGAAATACTTTTGTTCAAACACCTTTAATCATAGATTTTATGAGAAATTCAAAAGATGAAATTATTTTGTATGTAGATCCACCTTTTGATTATAGAGAAGGAATGGAAGAAATATATAATAAATCTTTTCATATGATTGAAAATATTGAAGTTGATAATATTTATATGATTATTATAGAGCATGTTTCAAGTTTAGAAGTACCAAAAGTTTTAGGAAAGTTTTCTTTAGATAAGACTAGAAAATTTGGTAAGAGTTCACTTTCTTATTATACTTATACAAAAGAATAA
- a CDS encoding ABC transporter permease: MFKVALYLLIAVILAIFFLPFFYTVSPYELNPLRILEAPSLRHLFGTDRLGRDVLARILEGGQTSLIIGFLAASISSIVGLFIGITAGYFKGNIDKTITIVIDLFLTFPTFFLLLALVSYIQASSIILIIVISITGWMGMSRMIRSESFAISNKPYIKILKISNVSTFKIIFKYFAPLLAPIFLISFTFGVGGAILAESGLSFLGLGINPPQMSWGSLLSDGKAVIDIAWWVSFFPGFMIFIITFCLIQISDYLQGLANKKEMIKN, encoded by the coding sequence ATGTTTAAAGTTGCATTATATCTTTTGATAGCTGTAATTTTAGCTATTTTTTTTCTTCCTTTTTTTTATACAGTTTCACCATATGAGTTAAATCCATTGAGGATTTTAGAAGCTCCATCTTTGCGGCATTTATTTGGTACTGATAGGTTAGGACGTGATGTTTTAGCTAGAATTTTGGAAGGTGGACAAACATCTTTAATCATTGGATTTTTAGCAGCTTCTATATCATCTATAGTTGGATTATTTATAGGAATAACTGCTGGTTACTTCAAAGGAAATATTGATAAAACAATTACAATTGTAATTGATTTATTTTTAACTTTTCCTACATTTTTTTTACTTTTAGCTTTGGTTTCTTATATCCAAGCATCTTCAATTATTTTAATTATAGTAATATCAATAACTGGATGGATGGGAATGTCAAGAATGATAAGGAGTGAAAGTTTTGCAATAAGTAATAAACCATATATTAAAATTTTAAAAATTTCAAATGTTTCAACATTTAAAATTATATTTAAATATTTTGCACCACTTCTTGCACCTATTTTTTTAATTTCTTTTACTTTTGGAGTTGGTGGAGCTATTTTAGCAGAATCTGGTTTATCATTTTTAGGACTTGGTATAAATCCTCCACAAATGTCTTGGGGAAGTTTACTTAGTGATGGAAAAGCTGTGATTGATATAGCTTGGTGGGTTAGTTTCTTCCCTGGATTTATGATATTTATAATTACATTTTGTTTAATACAAATAAGTGATTATTTACAAGGTTTGGCAAATAAAAAAGAGATGATAAAAAACTAA
- a CDS encoding SDR family NAD(P)-dependent oxidoreductase, with protein MQNILITGCSSGIGLETALILKKNGIKVYASARKDKDVEMLKDLGFETFKIDVRNKNEIDYALKTILRNDSKLDAVFNNAGFGQPGAVEDLSVEVLKKQFDTNFFGLHEVTIQAMKIFRTQGYGKIIQHSSILGIISLKFRGAYNASKYAIEGINDTLRQEVLGSQIYISTINTGPVTSKFRENALKKFNKNITVEGSFWEETYKKELKARLETTEDKAPFNLPASSVANVVLKIMKSKKPKPRYYVTFATHILGFFKRVLSTSLLDKLLNKI; from the coding sequence ATGCAAAATATACTAATAACTGGATGTTCAAGTGGAATTGGACTTGAAACTGCACTTATATTGAAAAAAAATGGAATCAAAGTTTATGCAAGTGCAAGAAAAGATAAAGATGTTGAAATGTTAAAAGATTTAGGTTTTGAAACTTTTAAAATAGATGTACGAAATAAAAATGAGATAGATTATGCATTAAAAACTATTTTAAGAAATGATTCAAAACTTGATGCAGTTTTTAACAATGCAGGTTTTGGACAACCAGGAGCTGTTGAAGATTTGAGTGTAGAAGTTTTAAAAAAGCAGTTTGATACAAACTTTTTTGGACTTCATGAAGTAACAATTCAAGCTATGAAAATATTTAGAACTCAAGGATATGGAAAAATTATCCAACACAGTTCCATTCTTGGAATAATATCTTTGAAATTTAGAGGAGCTTATAACGCTAGTAAATATGCAATAGAAGGAATAAATGACACTTTAAGACAAGAAGTTCTTGGAAGTCAAATATATATTAGTACCATAAACACAGGACCAGTTACTTCAAAGTTTAGAGAAAATGCCCTAAAAAAATTCAATAAAAATATCACAGTTGAAGGAAGTTTTTGGGAAGAAACTTATAAAAAAGAGTTAAAAGCTAGACTTGAAACAACTGAAGATAAAGCGCCTTTTAATCTTCCAGCTTCGAGTGTTGCAAATGTTGTATTAAAAATCATGAAAAGTAAAAAACCAAAACCTAGATATTATGTCACATTTGCTACACATATCTTAGGCTTTTTCAAAAGAGTTTTATCAACTTCACTTTTAGATAAACTATTAAATAAAATCTAA
- a CDS encoding TIGR02757 family protein gives MTKKDKQIKQLLDIEVENRNKNDEISYDKPDPLMVARRYDDEFIILLCALFAYGNAKLIVKFLDSLDFSLLNQSEEIIEKELKNHYYRFQNSLDVINIFKTFRRMKQENSLENLFYEAYKKENSILEGIDALIQKIHNLSNYNSQGFTFLVSSPFKRDKVGLIKENGNAPYKRWNMYLRWMVRDDNLDLGLWKNIDKKDLILPLDTHTFKVSQKLGLLDRKNYDLKSALLITEKLKEFDNLDPIKYDFAIYRLGQEKII, from the coding sequence ATGACAAAAAAAGATAAACAGATTAAACAACTTTTAGATATTGAAGTAGAAAATAGAAATAAAAATGATGAAATAAGTTACGATAAACCTGACCCTTTGATGGTTGCAAGAAGATATGATGATGAATTTATTATACTTTTATGTGCATTGTTTGCTTATGGAAATGCAAAGTTGATAGTGAAATTTTTAGATAGTTTGGATTTTTCATTGTTAAATCAGAGTGAAGAAATAATAGAAAAAGAGCTTAAAAATCATTATTATAGATTTCAAAATAGTTTAGATGTGATAAATATATTTAAAACTTTTAGACGAATGAAACAAGAGAATAGTCTAGAAAACTTATTTTATGAAGCTTATAAAAAAGAGAACTCTATCTTAGAAGGAATTGATGCTTTAATTCAAAAGATTCATAATCTATCAAACTACAATTCTCAAGGTTTTACTTTTTTAGTTTCTAGCCCTTTTAAAAGAGACAAAGTTGGACTTATAAAAGAAAATGGAAATGCTCCATATAAAAGATGGAATATGTATCTTAGATGGATGGTACGAGATGATAATCTTGATTTAGGACTTTGGAAAAATATAGATAAAAAAGATTTGATACTTCCACTTGATACTCACACTTTTAAAGTAAGTCAAAAACTTGGGTTATTAGATAGAAAAAATTATGATTTGAAATCTGCTTTATTAATAACAGAAAAACTAAAAGAGTTTGATAATCTTGACCCGATTAAATATGACTTTGCGATATATAGGTTAGGACAAGAGAAAATTATATAA
- a CDS encoding type I restriction-modification system subunit M translates to MAKEKNNKNQKSMEETLWESANKLRGSVESSEYKHIVLGLIFLKFVSDTFEERREKLLAEGKEAFIDMVEFYAMENVFYLPSESRWSYIKQNAKQDDIALKIDTALATIEKNNPSLKGALPDNYFSRLNLDVSKLSSLIDTINNINTIEDKGHDVVGRVYEYFLGEFALAEGKQGGQFYTPKSIVNLLANMIEPYKGKIYDPACGSGGMFIQSLKFIEVHKGNKKDISIYGQEFTATTYKLAKMNLAIRGISANLGAVPADTFFKDQHPDLKADYIMANPPFNQKEWRGVNELLDDPRWAGYDVPSTSNANYGWILHMLSKLSENGIAGFVLAKGSLTSNSSNEGEIRKQLIENNLVDCIVNLPAKLFFNTQIPACLWFIKKNRKTNDILFIDARNLGHLINRKNKDFSPEDIEQVASTYHNWKVKENYEDIKGFCKSASLEEVRELNYVLTPGRYVGLEESEDEFDFKERFESLQNELINQMKEEKELNDRILANLAKVNLVAVDE, encoded by the coding sequence ATGGCAAAAGAAAAAAATAATAAAAATCAAAAATCTATGGAAGAAACTCTTTGGGAGAGTGCAAACAAACTAAGAGGTAGTGTTGAATCAAGTGAATATAAACACATTGTTTTAGGGCTAATATTTCTTAAGTTTGTTAGTGATACATTTGAAGAACGAAGAGAAAAACTACTAGCTGAGGGTAAAGAAGCATTTATCGATATGGTGGAGTTTTACGCTATGGAAAATGTATTTTATCTTCCTAGTGAGTCAAGATGGTCATACATAAAACAAAATGCAAAGCAAGATGATATAGCTCTCAAAATCGATACAGCTCTTGCAACCATAGAAAAAAACAATCCTAGCCTAAAGGGTGCATTACCTGATAACTACTTCTCAAGACTAAATCTTGATGTGAGTAAACTTTCAAGCTTAATAGACACTATCAACAACATCAACACAATAGAAGACAAGGGACACGATGTAGTAGGTCGTGTATATGAATATTTCTTAGGTGAATTTGCACTTGCTGAGGGAAAACAAGGAGGGCAATTCTATACTCCAAAATCAATAGTAAATCTTTTAGCAAATATGATAGAACCATACAAAGGAAAAATCTACGACCCTGCTTGTGGAAGTGGTGGTATGTTTATCCAATCTTTGAAGTTTATAGAAGTTCACAAAGGAAATAAAAAAGATATTTCTATCTATGGGCAAGAGTTTACAGCTACCACTTATAAACTAGCAAAGATGAACTTAGCTATTAGAGGAATATCTGCAAATCTTGGAGCTGTTCCAGCTGATACATTTTTTAAAGACCAACATCCTGATTTAAAAGCTGATTATATTATGGCAAATCCACCTTTTAATCAAAAAGAGTGGAGAGGTGTAAATGAGCTACTAGATGATCCAAGATGGGCTGGATATGATGTACCCTCAACTTCAAATGCAAACTATGGTTGGATTCTTCATATGCTTTCAAAACTATCTGAAAATGGAATAGCTGGATTTGTACTAGCAAAAGGAAGTTTGACAAGTAACTCAAGCAACGAAGGAGAGATAAGAAAACAACTAATAGAAAATAATCTAGTTGATTGTATAGTAAATCTTCCTGCAAAACTATTTTTTAATACTCAAATTCCTGCGTGTTTATGGTTTATTAAAAAAAATAGAAAAACAAATGATATTTTATTTATAGATGCAAGAAATCTAGGGCATTTGATAAATAGAAAAAACAAAGATTTTAGCCCTGAAGATATAGAACAAGTTGCATCTACTTATCACAACTGGAAAGTAAAAGAAAACTATGAAGATATAAAAGGGTTTTGTAAAAGTGCTTCTTTAGAAGAGGTTCGAGAACTAAACTATGTTTTAACTCCTGGGCGATATGTAGGACTAGAAGAAAGCGAAGATGAGTTTGATTTCAAAGAGAGATTTGAAAGCCTACAAAATGAACTGATAAACCAAATGAAAGAAGAAAAAGAGCTAAATGATAGGATATTGGCAAATTTAGCAAAAGTAAATTTGGTGGCTGTTGATGAGTAG
- a CDS encoding restriction endonuclease subunit S: MSSWRECKLGECIEVINGYAFKSQNFLEEQIENSLPVIKIKNVANGDVNLKAVQFHLFDKSLEKYLIQKNDVLIALTGNHPQAITQVVGEASKYKLNELAFLNQRVAKIKARDNMSNDFLYYFLKDDASHDYLASQSSGSANQANISKSDIENMPISLPPLEEQKAIAEVLSSLDDKIDLLHHQNHTLESLAQTLFRQWFIEEAKEEWEEKPLGKITNITIGRTPPRKEEEWFSTDPQDVKWISIKDLGNDGAFIFKTSEYLTQEAVERFNVPVIPKDTVVLSFKMTVGRVAVTTEAMLSNEAIAHFKFNDKTPISKEYLYLFLKTFPYESLGSTSSIVTAINSAMIKEMMILIPDEKTIKDFSSIAEPQFEKIRQNQKQIQTLENLRDTLLPKFLSGEVRVKFDN, translated from the coding sequence ATGAGTAGTTGGAGAGAGTGTAAGTTGGGGGAATGTATAGAAGTGATTAATGGATATGCTTTTAAATCACAAAATTTTCTTGAAGAACAAATTGAAAACTCATTGCCAGTTATCAAAATTAAAAATGTAGCCAATGGTGATGTGAATCTAAAAGCTGTTCAATTTCATTTATTTGATAAAAGTTTAGAAAAATATCTAATACAAAAAAATGATGTTTTAATTGCTTTGACAGGTAATCATCCTCAAGCAATAACACAAGTTGTAGGAGAGGCTTCTAAATATAAACTTAATGAACTGGCATTTTTAAACCAAAGAGTCGCAAAAATAAAAGCCAGAGACAATATGTCTAATGATTTTCTTTACTATTTTTTGAAAGATGACGCCAGTCATGATTATTTAGCAAGTCAATCTTCAGGAAGTGCAAACCAAGCAAATATTTCTAAAAGTGATATTGAAAATATGCCAATTTCCCTTCCACCCCTTGAAGAACAAAAAGCAATAGCAGAAGTATTAAGTAGCCTTGATGATAAGATAGACCTTCTACATCACCAAAACCACACCCTAGAATCCCTCGCCCAAACTCTTTTTAGACAATGGTTTATCGAAGAAGCAAAAGAGGAGTGGGAGGAAAAACCGCTTGGTAAAATTACTAATATTACCATAGGAAGAACTCCTCCACGAAAAGAAGAAGAATGGTTTTCGACTGATCCTCAAGATGTTAAGTGGATTTCAATTAAAGATTTAGGTAATGATGGAGCATTTATTTTTAAAACGTCAGAATATTTAACACAAGAAGCAGTTGAAAGATTTAATGTACCAGTGATTCCAAAAGATACAGTTGTTTTAAGTTTTAAAATGACTGTTGGAAGAGTAGCTGTTACAACAGAAGCAATGTTATCAAATGAAGCAATAGCACATTTTAAATTTAATGATAAAACACCTATCAGCAAAGAATATCTTTATTTGTTCCTAAAAACTTTTCCATATGAAAGTTTAGGAAGTACATCTTCAATAGTTACAGCTATAAATTCAGCAATGATAAAGGAGATGATGATTTTAATTCCAGATGAAAAAACTATCAAAGATTTTTCATCTATTGCAGAACCACAATTTGAAAAAATAAGACAAAATCAAAAACAAATTCAAACCCTTGAAAACTTGCGAGATACACTCTTACCTAAGTTTTTGAGTGGAGAAGTGAGGGTAAAGTTTGACAATTAA